From the genome of Sphingobacterium kitahiroshimense, one region includes:
- a CDS encoding histidine kinase, producing the protein MGKEKVKIRNYKKNKIILATSAVLIIVASIFILGNINSSIDELNASEMLDVANHKYEIVTQELEILDKIYTYLPESDSIFLANIHIDTRSKNNLYNLNESNSFKNAISVDLNTLNNYLANRKYGHRSYFKLFDKSGICLISPEKKDIGKYYDRYKFNEIDKKIIKSDFLGIDVFVKNYPSNIIFKDATIIVSVPILTFKEDVQKLSNHSLLLGLGDMFIVSLLFYLFILEQRKIERLQLQNLGKENEHNKIKYLHLREQFNPHFLFNSLGSLTHLIGKDIELSKKFIVKMTKFYRKIIQTNAKELATVHEEIELAKDYIFLQKVRFGDSISEIQYHLPDHVLT; encoded by the coding sequence ATGGGAAAAGAAAAAGTAAAAATTAGAAATTATAAAAAAAATAAAATAATTCTTGCTACATCAGCCGTTCTAATAATTGTTGCGTCAATATTTATACTCGGAAATATAAATTCGAGCATTGACGAATTGAACGCTAGTGAAATGCTCGATGTCGCTAATCATAAGTACGAAATTGTAACTCAAGAACTTGAAATTCTTGATAAAATCTACACATACTTACCCGAAAGTGATAGTATTTTTCTTGCAAATATCCATATTGACACAAGATCTAAGAACAATCTATATAATTTAAATGAAAGTAATAGCTTCAAAAATGCCATAAGTGTTGACTTAAATACATTAAATAACTACCTAGCAAATCGAAAATATGGACACCGTAGTTACTTCAAGCTTTTCGACAAATCAGGAATCTGTTTAATAAGCCCTGAAAAGAAGGATATTGGAAAATACTATGACAGGTATAAATTCAATGAAATTGATAAAAAAATTATTAAGTCAGATTTCCTTGGTATAGATGTTTTTGTAAAGAATTATCCGTCAAATATAATTTTCAAAGACGCGACAATCATAGTTTCTGTTCCAATATTAACATTTAAAGAAGATGTTCAAAAGCTATCAAACCACAGTTTGCTACTAGGACTAGGCGACATGTTTATTGTCTCCCTATTATTTTATTTGTTCATTTTGGAACAAAGGAAAATCGAACGGTTGCAATTGCAAAATCTTGGCAAGGAAAATGAACACAATAAAATAAAATACCTTCATCTGCGAGAGCAATTTAATCCTCATTTTTTATTTAATTCATTAGGATCTCTGACGCATTTAATTGGGAAAGACATAGAGCTATCCAAAAAATTTATAGTCAAGATGACCAAGTTTTACCGAAAAATAATACAGACCAATGCAAAAGAACTTGCTACTGTACATGAAGAGATAGAATTGGCTAAAGATTACATTTTTTTACAAAAGGTACGTTTTGGAGACTCCATAAGTGAAATTCAATATCACTTACCTGATCATGTATTGACCTAA
- a CDS encoding DUF5675 family protein — protein MSTKKILHLQRIYGEQGTNGTLTFEGEVICRTIELPWRNNLPRLSCIPVGSYKLEKRKYTRHGKQIGIPAVLGREAILIHAANDAQKQLLGCIAPVTTLTGEGCGTESKKALAKLKSLVYSLWDMEQDVFLHIK, from the coding sequence ATGTCAACAAAAAAAATCTTGCATCTCCAACGGATTTATGGAGAGCAGGGAACGAACGGTACACTTACTTTTGAAGGTGAGGTCATCTGCCGTACTATCGAATTACCCTGGCGCAATAACCTGCCAAGGCTCAGCTGTATCCCGGTAGGGAGTTATAAATTGGAAAAACGAAAGTATACCAGACATGGAAAGCAGATCGGAATTCCTGCTGTACTGGGACGCGAAGCGATATTGATCCATGCGGCCAACGATGCACAGAAGCAGTTATTGGGATGCATCGCTCCGGTCACTACACTGACAGGGGAAGGTTGCGGTACGGAAAGTAAAAAGGCACTCGCAAAATTGAAGTCTCTGGTTTATTCGCTTTGGGATATGGAGCAGGACGTGTTTTTACATATTAAGTAG
- a CDS encoding alpha/beta hydrolase produces the protein MKKLSILIAVSLILLGQSYGQTLLTQNQKEMENQEHYTFQLNDKVERKEITFKNRYGIMVSGDLYTPKNAGTEKLPALVLSGPFGAVKEQSSGLYASELASRGFVTLAFDPSFTGESGGEVRGVASPDIFTEDFSAAVDYIGLLPTVDRNRIGLMAICGLSGMALTAATSDSRIKAVATASMYDMSRSISRSYQDSYTQEQRQQVVDYLSQQRWKDAENGNYAVGLHEVPFDENGNMIKGTRILPETLPANPDPVLASFFDYYRTARGFHSRSINSTTAWTATTPMSFFSFPMHANIEMIGARAVMLVAGENAHSRYYSEDVYKMISGPKELVIIPGADHVDLYDKKDKIPFDRLETFFKDNLK, from the coding sequence ATGAAAAAACTATCAATTTTAATAGCGGTTTCTTTGATCCTGTTGGGGCAATCGTATGGTCAGACGTTATTAACTCAAAATCAAAAAGAAATGGAAAATCAAGAACATTATACGTTTCAACTGAACGATAAGGTAGAGCGTAAGGAAATTACTTTTAAGAACCGTTATGGAATCATGGTTTCCGGAGATTTATATACGCCGAAAAATGCGGGAACCGAGAAACTACCTGCTTTGGTATTAAGCGGGCCGTTTGGAGCTGTAAAAGAACAGTCATCTGGTTTATATGCAAGCGAACTGGCCTCTAGAGGGTTTGTGACCTTAGCTTTTGACCCTTCTTTTACGGGGGAAAGCGGTGGCGAGGTTCGCGGTGTCGCTTCACCTGATATCTTTACGGAAGATTTCAGTGCTGCGGTAGATTATATTGGACTATTGCCTACTGTTGACCGAAATCGTATTGGTCTAATGGCGATCTGTGGTCTGAGTGGTATGGCGCTTACGGCAGCGACAAGCGATTCGCGGATCAAGGCGGTAGCTACTGCCTCGATGTACGATATGTCCCGTAGTATCAGCCGAAGCTATCAAGACAGTTATACCCAAGAGCAGCGTCAACAAGTTGTCGATTACTTAAGTCAGCAGCGCTGGAAAGATGCGGAGAATGGCAACTATGCAGTGGGGCTGCATGAAGTACCGTTTGATGAAAACGGCAATATGATAAAAGGAACACGTATACTTCCTGAAACGTTGCCTGCTAATCCCGATCCTGTACTAGCCTCTTTCTTTGATTATTATAGAACAGCGCGTGGTTTTCATTCCAGATCTATCAATTCTACCACAGCCTGGACAGCTACAACACCGATGTCATTTTTTAGTTTTCCGATGCATGCAAACATTGAAATGATCGGAGCTCGTGCGGTCATGCTTGTTGCTGGAGAAAATGCGCATTCGCGCTATTATTCTGAAGATGTTTATAAAATGATTTCAGGGCCAAAGGAACTGGTTATAATACCTGGTGCCGATCATGTCGATCTATACGATAAAAAGGATAAAATTCCTTTTGACAGATTGGAAACGTTTTTTAAAGATAATTTGAAATAA
- a CDS encoding cyclophilin-like fold protein yields the protein MKITSGDKVVMAILYENPTTRDFIAQLPLTVDMEDFAGKEKIFYPPKKLSTAARKAVGDPKIGDINVYAPWGNIAIFYGSYSGSRDLIRIGRITEGIDAFNVTGTVKNVYFELVEQ from the coding sequence TTGAAAATAACTAGTGGAGATAAGGTGGTTATGGCAATTTTGTATGAAAATCCTACTACAAGAGATTTCATTGCCCAACTTCCTTTAACTGTTGATATGGAGGACTTCGCCGGTAAAGAAAAGATATTCTACCCACCGAAAAAATTATCTACAGCAGCACGAAAAGCCGTTGGCGACCCTAAAATTGGAGATATAAATGTATATGCTCCGTGGGGTAATATTGCTATTTTTTATGGCAGTTATTCAGGCTCCCGAGACTTGATCAGGATAGGTAGAATAACCGAGGGTATTGATGCATTCAATGTTACAGGTACTGTAAAGAACGTATATTTTGAACTGGTGGAACAATAG
- a CDS encoding sugar O-acetyltransferase has product MQTVDIFERLRNGETVPAGDPEAYKLREASFATKKLLLQMNSSDDPAEVRNLLSQITATEIDENTAVFTPLYINYGKNTKIGKNVFINFDCVFLDLGGITIEDNVQIAPKVSLLSEGHPIAAKDRQSLVPGHIHIKRNAWIGANATILAGVTIGENSVVAAGAVVSKDVPDNCVFGGIPAKMLKHIE; this is encoded by the coding sequence ATGCAAACAGTTGATATTTTTGAACGCTTGCGAAACGGTGAAACTGTACCAGCAGGTGATCCCGAAGCATATAAATTGAGGGAAGCTTCCTTTGCTACAAAAAAGTTGCTTCTCCAGATGAACAGTTCTGATGATCCTGCCGAGGTACGCAATTTGTTATCGCAGATTACAGCAACAGAAATTGATGAAAATACGGCGGTTTTTACACCCTTGTATATCAATTATGGGAAAAATACCAAGATCGGTAAAAACGTTTTTATCAATTTTGATTGTGTTTTTTTGGACCTGGGCGGTATCACGATAGAAGACAATGTGCAGATTGCACCCAAAGTCAGTCTGCTGTCGGAAGGGCATCCGATAGCCGCTAAAGACAGACAATCGCTGGTTCCTGGCCATATTCACATTAAAAGAAATGCATGGATCGGAGCAAATGCGACTATACTGGCAGGCGTGACCATTGGCGAAAATTCTGTTGTCGCGGCAGGTGCAGTTGTTTCAAAAGATGTACCCGATAATTGCGTTTTCGGGGGGATCCCGGCGAAAATGCTGAAGCACATTGAATAG
- a CDS encoding helix-turn-helix domain-containing protein, which produces MKQTDTLKTISYSGIFLSCFTDFSEKCIHAAPEHVLVYLYSGEQIIVDGNKRTTIKAGECAFVRRNHRLTMYKNSKGSELYKGISLTFNRSILREFYSKFDKAYLPKRVVISDKNVVKIEPSPAITSLFQSLTPYFDENIKPTDGVTHLKLLEGIYALLDNSDIFYPILFDFTDPWKIDILEFLNDHYMDDLTMEQIAAYTGRSLATFKRDFQKISNLSPQKWLIKKRLEAAYVKLKEEGKKVQEVYVEVGFKNPSHFSTAFKKQYGVPPTEA; this is translated from the coding sequence ATGAAACAGACTGATACATTAAAGACAATAAGCTATTCGGGTATTTTCCTTTCCTGTTTTACAGATTTTAGTGAAAAATGTATTCATGCAGCACCAGAGCATGTTTTGGTGTACCTGTATTCGGGCGAGCAGATTATAGTGGACGGAAATAAAAGAACTACAATAAAAGCTGGTGAATGTGCATTTGTAAGGCGAAACCACCGATTGACAATGTACAAAAACAGCAAAGGAAGTGAATTATATAAAGGAATTTCTTTGACATTCAACCGGAGCATATTGCGCGAGTTTTACAGTAAGTTTGATAAGGCGTACTTGCCTAAAAGAGTCGTGATTTCTGATAAAAATGTTGTTAAGATTGAACCGAGCCCTGCTATCACTAGTCTGTTTCAATCGCTCACGCCTTATTTTGATGAAAATATAAAACCGACCGATGGTGTTACTCATCTTAAATTGCTGGAAGGTATTTATGCGCTGCTGGATAATTCGGATATTTTTTATCCTATATTATTTGATTTTACTGACCCTTGGAAGATCGATATCCTGGAGTTTCTGAACGATCATTATATGGACGACCTCACGATGGAACAGATTGCTGCCTATACGGGGCGGAGTTTGGCAACATTTAAAAGGGATTTTCAAAAAATCAGTAACCTTAGCCCCCAAAAATGGTTGATCAAAAAACGGCTGGAAGCGGCCTACGTTAAACTGAAAGAAGAGGGCAAAAAAGTACAGGAAGTTTATGTGGAAGTGGGTTTTAAAAATCCCTCACATTTTTCTACGGCATTTAAAAAGCAATATGGCGTACCGCCTACAGAAGCTTAA
- a CDS encoding TonB-dependent receptor, whose protein sequence is MAKANTFIKSIALFVFISIMGKTNAQMITGKVSTEEGISLNGAIVNIIHQKDSIFHSFGRTDEKGKFSLPAPLEKGTYLLVFVYPKHTDVAVPLRVDELFQGKELDAIKLPLNSIFLEEVTITAKGLMNIKGDTLEYNISSLKLAPNSRVEDVINQLPGMQITKGGQIFSHGKVIERVLVDGEPFFGNDPTLVTKNLRSDMVDKIQVYDDASKNEKITGIKDNNKMKTIDIKLKEDKKRGVFGMAQLGYLNRYYNNMFMLNRFNGKEKIFGYGVMSNTGKLGIGYKSMTSGGGSLGSDFDGNTGKFTGEGRPKVYSSGMVYSNDWEKYKLNTNVSVKGMTVKGDKEVYQVIDVKDQPRENTSTMDFKRTSHEQNFVLNFENKGSSKLYVSLNAGHERALEIDQKKSLMKYIGEAGVIKNIEQGNDSKEDIFQTNLNVNWSTKLKKEGRKIAIGFQPSLTTASKDTYIKITNNTQKQSTVSELKTEGDKHENNLDFSLSYSEPVFEGALISSVESKSHISGSRSNIESQEALYSHILEGDFKYNYMVKRFKSVYRRTIKGFTTEFGTALSLERSNLKDIAKGNITRKNFLFLQPTADLEYKFSQNHTIEGHYSKTNISPTSYLVQPFGDASDLLNIYTGNTELEPRSINSFSLNYHNFKLQKLRAINASFEYKLKYNDIGYSILTSEDRNTIKPINIEKSTYDYTFNSSYGKEVSNKKDYLWLQLEGKKSMSYSYVDKTENRLSNLSVKFTPTLTFKERAGIQFNLGTGPIFENLNYSQNEDLNFEGIGFQGNGDLNISFPLNFRLEQRFNYVYKPQNKLLGTTLNQLLWDISLIKNFGKENIFTAELSVNDLLNQNLGLQRVYGNTGFIESKYSTINRYFLLSFKWDLNRMGE, encoded by the coding sequence ATGGCGAAAGCTAATACTTTTATAAAATCAATTGCTCTTTTTGTCTTCATTTCTATAATGGGAAAGACAAATGCACAAATGATAACAGGAAAGGTAAGTACAGAAGAAGGTATTTCATTAAATGGAGCTATTGTCAATATTATCCATCAAAAAGATTCTATCTTTCATTCCTTTGGACGGACAGACGAGAAAGGTAAATTTTCCTTACCCGCCCCATTAGAAAAGGGAACGTATTTACTTGTATTCGTATATCCTAAACATACGGATGTGGCTGTTCCATTACGTGTAGATGAACTATTCCAGGGAAAGGAACTAGATGCTATCAAACTTCCGTTGAACTCTATTTTTCTAGAGGAAGTCACAATTACTGCAAAAGGCCTTATGAATATCAAAGGTGACACCTTGGAATACAATATTAGCAGCCTTAAACTTGCACCAAATTCCCGAGTGGAAGATGTTATAAATCAGTTGCCCGGAATGCAAATTACCAAAGGAGGACAGATTTTCTCACATGGGAAGGTTATTGAAAGAGTTTTGGTAGATGGAGAGCCTTTCTTCGGAAATGATCCCACATTAGTTACGAAAAACCTTCGTTCCGATATGGTCGATAAAATTCAAGTTTACGACGATGCTAGTAAAAACGAAAAAATTACCGGAATCAAGGACAATAACAAAATGAAAACGATCGATATAAAACTTAAAGAAGACAAGAAAAGAGGCGTATTCGGAATGGCTCAATTGGGTTATCTGAATAGATATTATAACAATATGTTTATGTTGAACAGGTTTAACGGTAAGGAAAAGATATTCGGATATGGCGTCATGAGCAACACGGGAAAATTAGGCATCGGTTATAAAAGCATGACAAGTGGTGGAGGTAGCTTGGGTAGTGATTTTGACGGGAATACAGGTAAATTCACAGGAGAAGGAAGACCGAAAGTTTATAGCAGTGGAATGGTTTATTCTAACGATTGGGAAAAGTATAAACTAAACACTAATGTAAGTGTCAAAGGTATGACCGTAAAGGGGGATAAGGAAGTATATCAGGTCATTGATGTCAAAGACCAACCAAGGGAAAACACAAGTACAATGGACTTCAAAAGAACGTCACATGAGCAAAATTTTGTCCTCAATTTTGAGAATAAAGGAAGTTCAAAGCTTTATGTTTCTCTCAATGCTGGACATGAACGGGCTTTAGAAATTGATCAAAAAAAGTCTCTAATGAAGTATATTGGCGAGGCGGGTGTGATCAAAAATATAGAACAAGGCAATGATTCAAAAGAAGATATTTTTCAAACCAACCTAAATGTTAATTGGTCCACAAAGCTCAAAAAAGAGGGTAGAAAAATAGCTATAGGTTTTCAGCCTAGTCTTACAACTGCCTCCAAGGATACCTATATTAAAATAACTAATAATACCCAAAAACAGTCGACGGTTTCGGAACTTAAGACAGAAGGTGATAAGCATGAAAATAATTTAGATTTTAGTCTTAGCTATAGTGAACCGGTTTTCGAGGGTGCTCTTATTAGCAGCGTCGAGAGCAAGAGCCATATTAGCGGTAGTAGGTCAAATATAGAGAGTCAGGAAGCGCTCTATTCTCATATATTAGAAGGCGACTTTAAATACAACTATATGGTCAAAAGGTTCAAATCTGTATATCGGAGGACCATAAAAGGTTTCACAACAGAATTTGGAACTGCTCTATCATTGGAGAGATCCAATCTGAAAGATATAGCTAAAGGTAATATAACCCGTAAGAACTTCCTTTTTTTACAACCTACAGCAGATCTGGAATATAAATTCAGTCAAAACCATACTATAGAAGGTCACTATAGTAAAACCAATATTTCCCCGACTTCTTATCTTGTCCAGCCTTTCGGAGACGCCAGTGATCTGCTAAATATATACACGGGTAATACAGAATTGGAGCCTAGGTCTATTAATAGTTTTTCTTTAAATTACCATAACTTCAAGCTCCAAAAGTTAAGAGCAATCAACGCTTCGTTTGAATATAAACTGAAATATAATGATATCGGTTATTCCATTCTAACTAGTGAGGACCGTAATACCATTAAACCTATAAACATCGAGAAGTCAACTTATGACTATACGTTTAACTCATCATACGGGAAGGAAGTGAGCAATAAAAAAGACTATCTATGGTTACAGCTTGAAGGAAAGAAAAGTATGAGTTATAGTTATGTGGATAAAACAGAAAACAGATTAAGTAATCTATCCGTCAAATTTACCCCAACTTTAACGTTTAAAGAACGTGCAGGAATTCAATTTAACTTAGGAACAGGACCTATTTTTGAAAATCTGAACTATTCGCAAAATGAAGACCTTAACTTTGAAGGAATTGGTTTTCAAGGAAATGGAGACCTCAATATAAGTTTTCCACTGAACTTCCGATTGGAGCAACGCTTCAATTATGTTTATAAACCGCAGAACAAATTACTTGGTACAACTTTGAACCAATTACTATGGGACATATCGCTGATTAAAAACTTCGGGAAGGAAAATATTTTCACAGCAGAACTCTCTGTGAATGATCTTCTTAATCAGAATTTGGGACTGCAGAGAGTATATGGCAACACGGGATTTATCGAAAGTAAATATTCGACAATTAACAGGTATTTCTTATTATCCTTTAAATGGGACTTAAACAGAATGGGGGAATAA
- a CDS encoding GLPGLI family protein, translated as MIRYFIFFVLLIMISIDSKAQYNHMADQGKIEYEFKINRFERAKKLLGAQASSTRYRDYILSLQDNRFLIRTYQMEFDQNHTFYGLVNKEESQDFIDLLIGIPTSAVLRDNETDSTFMKKQFGEENFFLAEKSKNIKWKYTNERMDIMGYECRRANGLFMDSIYVVAFYCPDINVRSGPSLFWGLPGMILGISLPQDHINIFATKIDLNENPSIRGETVINRTEQKSFSEFSEYLKNILGNRFDKDKWDMNMRGIRF; from the coding sequence ATGATACGATACTTTATTTTTTTTGTTTTACTGATAATGATATCAATCGATTCGAAGGCGCAATATAACCACATGGCAGATCAAGGGAAAATCGAATATGAATTCAAAATCAACAGATTTGAACGGGCCAAAAAGCTTTTGGGAGCTCAGGCAAGTTCGACTAGATATCGTGATTATATATTGTCTCTTCAAGACAATCGTTTTCTTATAAGGACCTATCAGATGGAATTTGATCAAAATCACACTTTCTACGGACTAGTAAACAAAGAAGAATCACAGGACTTTATTGACCTATTAATTGGCATTCCTACTTCAGCAGTACTACGTGATAATGAAACTGATTCGACCTTCATGAAAAAACAATTCGGTGAAGAGAATTTCTTTTTAGCTGAAAAATCTAAAAACATCAAATGGAAATATACAAACGAAAGAATGGACATAATGGGCTATGAATGCCGTCGCGCTAATGGCCTTTTTATGGATTCGATATACGTTGTGGCTTTTTACTGCCCTGATATTAACGTTCGCTCAGGACCTTCTTTATTTTGGGGTCTGCCTGGAATGATTCTAGGCATTTCCCTCCCACAAGACCATATCAATATCTTTGCTACGAAAATAGATCTGAATGAAAACCCATCGATAAGAGGTGAAACAGTAATAAACAGAACTGAGCAAAAGTCATTTTCAGAATTTAGCGAATATCTTAAAAATATTTTGGGAAATCGTTTTGATAAAGATAAATGGGATATGAATATGCGCGGTATAAGATTTTAA
- a CDS encoding LytR/AlgR family response regulator transcription factor has translation MKQDLYLVLLVDDLPDAVRVLRDRLKAFDFLNVLPIQSDPFEARSFITQNKVDILFLDMDMPGMDGFTLIQSLPDPPVVVICSGHNSYAYESYDMQAVGYVDKMVGHEKLVRTLNLAVAEVDKRAATRVRKSTTISLRCMETKVMKIIDKAHIYLAEINGKELTVYLKGADNHIEKLQSNITLTELYNQLPLQDFMRIGRSYVIHRKAIEGYTHTKIVIKDLKMKIPVSALDYQELLSFINQAE, from the coding sequence ATGAAACAGGATTTATATCTGGTGCTGCTGGTAGACGATCTGCCAGATGCTGTGCGGGTATTGCGCGATCGGCTCAAAGCGTTTGATTTTTTAAATGTTTTGCCTATCCAGTCGGATCCATTTGAAGCTAGATCTTTTATCACGCAGAATAAGGTCGATATTCTTTTTTTAGATATGGATATGCCGGGAATGGACGGGTTTACTTTGATTCAATCATTACCCGATCCACCGGTAGTGGTGATCTGTTCAGGACATAACAGTTATGCGTATGAATCATACGATATGCAGGCCGTAGGGTATGTGGATAAGATGGTTGGCCATGAGAAATTGGTAAGAACTTTAAATCTTGCAGTCGCAGAGGTAGATAAGCGTGCCGCTACACGCGTCCGAAAATCAACCACGATATCCTTACGCTGTATGGAAACAAAAGTGATGAAGATCATTGATAAAGCACATATTTATTTAGCTGAAATTAACGGGAAGGAATTGACCGTTTATTTGAAAGGTGCGGATAATCATATTGAAAAGTTGCAATCCAATATTACGTTAACAGAACTGTACAACCAGTTGCCGTTGCAAGATTTTATGAGAATAGGAAGAAGCTATGTCATCCATCGTAAGGCCATTGAGGGCTATACGCATACGAAAATTGTAATTAAAGATCTCAAGATGAAGATCCCTGTTTCAGCGTTGGATTACCAGGAACTGCTATCTTTTATAAATCAAGCGGAATAG
- a CDS encoding TlpA family protein disulfide reductase, translating to MKYYIIALLLSFTALAEGQVKQGSLQVGSQFPVMEPIKLLSGGVLDLQSSQSKVIILEFFDTYCTSCIASMPKLKALQKSMDGKIEIYMLTYQDKNTIENFYKKNKFLQEKKAILPTIVADTVLHQMFPHQSVPHSVWIYKGLVQAITHADYVKEKYLTDLLLKGKIDVPVKDDFKQLPTFNRESAITNSDKSILGTVILSGYDSTLTQVSGLNINKDSVGNVSVYFNNMDIFGAYTSLWTKIKKPTYLLLPQRIVWNVRDSSRYFYDEMSSKSYQEWIRENGISYKRTQFGQQSEAGWAELILHDLNTMLGLQVQWTNKERLCLVLKRKNKRITRIVRQGDKIKKVESTSGLMFVLDFSGQYPPAIDEVEEKINLELSTYKNLDELNTILDSYGLELVLENRSIEVLEFKEIIN from the coding sequence ATGAAATATTATATAATAGCACTTTTATTGTCTTTTACAGCATTGGCTGAAGGACAAGTTAAACAAGGATCATTGCAAGTTGGGAGTCAATTTCCAGTTATGGAGCCAATTAAGTTGTTAAGTGGGGGAGTACTGGATTTACAATCCTCACAGTCTAAAGTAATCATCTTAGAGTTTTTTGATACCTATTGCACTTCTTGTATTGCAAGTATGCCAAAGTTGAAAGCTTTGCAAAAAAGTATGGATGGCAAAATCGAAATTTATATGCTTACCTACCAAGATAAAAATACGATTGAAAACTTCTATAAAAAGAACAAGTTCCTGCAGGAGAAGAAAGCGATACTCCCCACGATAGTTGCAGATACGGTTTTACATCAGATGTTTCCGCATCAATCTGTACCACATTCGGTTTGGATTTATAAGGGGCTTGTGCAGGCAATTACACATGCTGACTATGTCAAAGAGAAGTATCTTACCGATCTATTGCTGAAGGGAAAAATAGATGTGCCTGTAAAAGATGATTTTAAGCAATTGCCAACTTTTAATAGGGAGTCGGCTATTACTAATAGCGATAAATCCATTTTGGGTACTGTGATTTTGTCAGGTTATGATTCGACTTTGACTCAGGTAAGTGGCTTAAATATAAATAAAGATTCCGTAGGAAACGTAAGTGTATACTTTAATAATATGGACATTTTTGGTGCTTATACATCCCTTTGGACAAAGATTAAAAAACCAACTTATTTGTTACTACCACAACGTATTGTTTGGAATGTACGGGATTCAAGCCGTTATTTTTATGATGAAATGTCTTCTAAAAGTTATCAAGAATGGATTAGAGAAAATGGTATATCATATAAACGAACTCAGTTCGGTCAACAAAGTGAAGCTGGCTGGGCTGAATTGATTCTACATGATTTAAATACGATGTTAGGCTTACAGGTACAATGGACTAATAAAGAAAGGCTTTGTTTGGTATTAAAGCGAAAGAATAAGAGAATCACTAGGATTGTTAGGCAAGGAGATAAAATTAAAAAAGTGGAAAGTACTTCAGGATTGATGTTCGTACTTGACTTTAGTGGCCAGTATCCTCCCGCTATAGATGAAGTTGAAGAGAAAATTAATTTAGAACTATCTACATATAAAAATTTGGATGAATTGAATACAATTTTGGATAGTTATGGATTAGAATTGGTTTTAGAGAATCGGTCTATTGAAGTGTTAGAATTCAAAGAAATAATTAACTAG